ACTCCTCAGGGCCACTACCGAGGCCACTCCGCGACGTCTGGCCCATCCGTCTCTCACCCGCAACTCATTATATAACCATAAGTAGGCACAGTACAGTCGCCAGATTTCATCTCGATGACCGAAATCCGCGTACCTCGATGCTCAAAAGCGGAAGCTTCACCTCCCAAGCCCCCCAGAGACAGCTCACCAATGTCGGCTTTCCGACAGCGACAAGCAGCGGGCGGCAAATGACTTAACGCGAAGACTACCCCAGCCCCAGGCGTCGACCATCCCGTCGGGCAAACACCCGACCTGACAACCGGACGGCCGCAGGCCAAGCCCACGCCTACATTCCGCCCAGCATCCCTAGTCCGCCTTCTCGGAAAACAGGGCCTCAACGAAGCTGGCCGGGTCGAAGGGCTCGATGTCGTCCGGGGTCTCGCCCAGACCGACGAACTTGACGGGAATATTGAGTTGATCGTGGATGCCGATAACGATGCCGCCCTTGGCCGAACCATCGAGTTTGGCCAGGAATAGGCCGGTGACCTTGACGTGTTCACCGAACACTTTGGCCTGGTTGATGGCGTTCTGACCAATGGTGGAATCCAGGACCAGCAGAACTTCATGCGGGGCCTCGGGCATCTTCTTCTGGACCACGCGCTGAATCTTGTTCAGCTCTCGCATGAGATGGTCCTGGGTGTGCAGTCGGCCGGCAGTGTCGAGGATGAGCACGTCGAAGCCCCGCGCGATCGCGGCCTCGCAGGCGTCGTACGCGACGGCGCCTGGGTCGGACCCCTGGTCATGCTTGACAATCTGGACCCCGAGCCGCTTGGACCATTCGGTGAGCTGGGCCACGGCCGCCGCCCGATACGTGTCGCAGGCCCCAAGAACGACCTTCTTGCCCTGCTTGGCCAGGTAGCTGCACAACTTGGCCACGCTGGTGGTTTTTCCTGAGCCGTTGACGCCGGCCACCAGGATCACGGTCGGCCCCGAGTTTGCCCAATGCAGCTGGCGATCCGCTTCCGGCCAGAATGTCACAATTCGGTTCTGCAGAAAGGGAATGATCTCCTCCGTCTGGCTGATCTCGCCGGACTTGTAGGCCTTGCGAACCTCGTCGATGAAACGGGCCGTGGCCGTTGGCCCCATGTCGTCGGCCAGCATGGTCTCCTCAAGCTGGTCGATCAGCGCATCGTCGATCTTCCGTCCGAAGGGCAGAACCGACCGGAAGCTCCGCGTGATCTTGTCGCGGGTCTTGGCAAGGCCTTTCTTGAGGCGGTCAAAAAGTCCCATCGTGCTCCTCGGAAGTCAATCGCGGCCGGCGGGGCGGGCCTCGCGAGCCATCTGACAGGCGGGGTTACGTTTCCAGATTGCGTCCAGCACGCCGTTAATGAACTGCGGGGTCTCAGCCGCCCCGAACTCTCGGCCCAACTCGACCGCCTGATCGATGATCACCCGGGCGGGAACGTCCGGCTGTTCAATCAACTCGTACAGGGCCACCCGCAGGATGTTCCGGTCCACGACCGCCATCCGGGACACGTCCCAGTGACTGCCCGCCTCGGTAATCATCTGGTCATACCGGGCGTGGGTTGCCCAGGCCCCACGGGTCAGCTGGCGGGCGTATTCGGCCGCACCGCCGTCGAGGGCCGCCTCGACCAGGAGCGGCGCCAACAGCTCGGCCACCGGCTGGTCGTCAGGCAGACGCTGGATATCCAACTGGTAGAGGCCCTGCAGGGCGATTGTCCGGGCCTGATAGCGCTGGTGTTTCATGGATCCGTTCTTGGGGGTTGGGCCAGAACTCACTTCTTCTTGGGTAACAGCTTGGCATACACGTTGACCATCTCGATGGCCGTCATGGCCGCGTCAGCGCCTTTGTTGCCAGCCTTCGCGCCCGCTCGGTTGATCGCCTGCTCGAGCGTATCCGCCGTCAAGACACCGAAGACCACGGGCATGCCCGACTCCAGTCCGACCTGGGCAATGCCCTTGGCCGCCTCGCTGGCGACGTAGTCGAAATGCGGGGTCTCGCCGCGAATCACGCAACCCAGGCAGATGACTGCGTCGAACCGGCCGCTGGCCGCCGCCTTCCTGGCGGTCATGGGCACCTCCCACGCCCCTGGCACCCAGATCACGGTGATGTCCCCGCCGGCACAACCATGGCGTTCGAGGGCATCGGTCGCCCCGCCCAGCAGTCGCGAGGAGATGAACTCGTTGAATCGGCTGACCACGATCGCAAAGCGCTGACCCTTGGCCAGCAACTCGCCCTGAATGATCCGCGGCGTTTCCGGCATGGTTCAACCACTCCAGGAAGCCCTGACGGCCGGGCTGACGCCTCCCGGCTCCCTGACTATCATCCTACCGAAAGCCGAGACCGGCTACCAGTCAACCGGCCACCCGACTGCCCCGCAAATACACCGCCGAAGGGGAACGGTCATGACTCAGGATGTCCTCGACCGGGTCGGCTGCATCCCGATGCCTCAGAGGAATGACCACTAGGTCGGCCTGTTTGCCAACCTCGATCGAGCCAACGTCGGCATCCAGCCGGAGCGCGTAGGCGCCGGCAATCGTCCCCATTTTCAGCAACTGGTTGGCGGAAAGCTGCGGATCCTGGGCCCGAAGGAACCGCAACTCCTCCAGAACCGATAGCGAGTCGTTGCTGGCCAGCGAATCCGTGCCGATGCACACATTGATGCCCCGGTCGATCATCTCGCGGTAACGATGCGGCGCGTGACCGAAAAAATGATGGGTACGTGGGCAGAACGCCACGTGACAGGTCGAGGCGGCCAACGTCTCGAGATCGCGGGTGCCTACGTGATTCACGTGAGCAAGCACCGGGCGATGCTGGAGCAGTCCCACCCGGCGGGCGTATTCCACAGGTGAGCAGCCGGGCGGCTCGAACGAGCCGTCCCATCGATTCCACCGTTCCAGCAGGTCGCGTAGCGGACCGGTGCCGTCGGTGAGGAATCGGACTTCTTCCAGCGTCTCCGCCAGGTGCGTGCACACCGGAAAACGCCGCAAGGCCAGGTACTCCGCGACATACTTGAAAAGGAGCGTGTCCACGCTGTAGGGCGCGTGCGGTGACAGCCCCACCCGCTTGATCGCCCGGAGCGCCTGCCCCCGGGGATCCTGCCTGATGAGTTCGTCCACCTCTTCGCACAGAGCCGCCTGGACGCCAAAACCCTGCCGATGAGCCTCGAACCGTCGCGGGCCCATACCCAGGATCTCAAGAAACCCCACCACGTTCACCCGGCTCCGCAGCCACTCCTCGGCCGAGGGCGGACCGTACCCGATATCCCCCAGCGTGGTCACCCCGGCCACCAGGGACCGCCGAAACCCCTCCCGGATCGCGTTCCGGAGCGTTTCGTCCGGCAGATCCGCCGAATGCAGCGCGACCACATCCTCGACCCAGTCCACGAACGTCCCCCGGAACGGCACCCGGTGGTGACAGAAGGTCAGTTCCAGATGGGTGTGAGCGTTGACGAAACCAGGAACGATGGCCACGTCACCCAGGTCCACGACCGTCGGCCCGGAACCGCGAGCGTGACCCACTTCGATGATCCGATGTCCATCAAAAACCACCATCCCGTTCTCGATCGGCGGAAGGGTGGCCGGGATGACCCAACGAGCTTTCAGCGCAGTTGCCGACATCAGGGTTCGCTCACCGCCGGAGTGCGAGTATGCCAGTCGGTGTGGACCTGGTACTCGTGGGCCGCCCGCAACAGACGATCCTCCGCGAAAGGCTTGCCCATGAGTTGTAGACCGACGGGAAGACCCGAGCCGGTCAGCCCGCACGGCATGCTCAGAGCCGGCAGGCCCGCCAGGTTGGCCGACACGGTATACACATCCATCAGATACATGGCCAGCGGATCGTTCACCTTCTCGCCCAGCCGAATCGGCGGAACCGGGGACGTCGGACAGGCAATCACGTCAACGTCCTCGAATGCCCGATCGAAATCCTGCTTGATCAGCGTGCGGACCTTGAGGGCTTTCAGGTAATAGGCGTCGTAGTACCCGCTGGACAACACATACGTGCCCAGCATGATCCGCCGCTTGACCTCCGCCCCGAACCCCTCCTCGCGGCTCGAACAGTAGACGTCGACATAGTCCTTGGGAGCGGCCGCCCTCAGGCCGTAGTGAACGCCGTCGTAACGAGCCAGGTTGCTCGATGCCTCGGCCGTCGCCACGATGTAGTAACAGGCGATGGCATACTTGAGATGGGGGAGGTGAACGGGTCGTACCTGCGCACCCGCCGCACGGTACACCTCGATCGCAGCCTCCACCAGCCTGCGGACTTCCGCATCCAACCCCTCGCCGAAGTACTCCTCCGCATACCCGACGCTCAGGCCGGCCAGGGGCTTGTCCAGGGCCGACGGATAGTCCGGCACCTCCTCATGAACGCTGGTCGAATCCCGCCAGTCCCAGCCCGCGATCTCCTTGAGCAGGCAAGCCACATCGCGAGCAGTTCGAGCCAATGGCCCAATCTGGTCCAGACTGCTCCCGTAGGCGACAAGACCGTAGCGGGAGACCCGCCCATACGTGGGCTTCAGGCCGGTGATGCCACAAAACGAGGCCGGAAGCCGTATCGAACCACCCGTGTCCGAACCCAGGCTTCCGGCGGCCATGCCCGAGGCAACCGCCACCGCCGAGCCGCCCGAACTGCCCCCCGGAACACAGTCCGTGTTCCACGGGTTCCGGGTCGCTCCGAACGCACTGTTCTCCGTGCTCGATCCCATCGCGAACTCGTCGAGGTTCGCCTTGCCAACGATCACCGCGTCAGCCGCCTTCAGTCGCTCGACAACATGAGCGCTGTACGGTGATTCGAAGTTCTCCAGTATTCTCGAAGCACACGTCGTCCGCCCCCACGACGTGCACAGGTTGTCCTTCACAATGATCGGCACACCAGCCAGCTCTCCCACCGCCTCCCCCCGCGCAATGCGGTCATCAATCGTCTGCCCGGCGGCCATCGCTCGATCACCATCGTAGCTGACCAGGGCGTGCAGTCGGGACTCTAGCCTCTCAATCCTGGCCAGGGATCTCCCCACCCACTCTCGAGAGCTGACTTGCCTCGAACGAATCGCGTCTCGCGTCTCGACCAGCGTTGACATGCTCATGAGCTTCGCTCGCCAATCGTTGCTGTCCGTTTCAGCCCCCCTCACCATGCGCCGCCACCCGACGGGAGCAAGGGGGTCCCTGCGTCTGCCCCTCAATCTCTACGCGCTGTCTTGCTCCAGCACCTTGGGCAAAGCGAAGAAAGCTCCGTCCCGCTGCGGAGCGTTCGCCAGGGCCTGGTCCGGGTTGAGGCCCGGCACGGGCACATCCTCCCGAAACACGTTGTGCACCGGCAGGGTGTGGGCGGTCGGCGGCACCTGCGATGTGTCCACCTCGTTGAGCTGCTCCATGTACTCGAGAATAGCTGAGAGCTGCTCACTGGCCTGCGCAACCTGCGCATCGCTGGGGTTGAGCCGACTCAGATAGCTGATGTGCCGCACTTCGGCTTCACTGATCTTGGCCGCCATCACGCTCCCCATCAAGACCGTCGATCCACCTACGAACTCGCCAACACCTGCGACCAGAACAGGGCCGCGCGACCAGGTATGAACTCGCCTTCGCCCACCCGGATCGTGGGAATGACAACCCACTTCTCGGGGTGACCAAGGGCGTCCTCGATGAATGCCTCCGTCTCCCGAAGCATTCGGCGGCGAATGACGACCCAGTCCTCCAGCTCGGGCCGAGGCACGCCGATCATGTCACAGCTCCTGCTCGGCCACGAGTTCGACCTTTCCGCCGCTCCAGTAACCCACGATCGAGCCGACCAAGCCGCCCGCCACGTACTCCAGCGGCAGCGGGCGGGCCAAGGCATGCGGCGGCGTTGTCGCCAGCAGCGCGTACGCCCCGCTCCCCTCGCGAGTCCAGCTCATGTCCGCCTGCAGATAACCCAGCAGATAGCCCACCAGGGCCACGATCAACGGAGCCAGCAGATAACCCCGAACATCGTCCACCCCGGTGAAATAGCGGGCCGCCATGGCGGCTAGGAACAAACCGCCGGCCACCGACGCGATAACCTGCCCGCGAGCCACCGTCGCCACGGGCGTTCGAGCGATTGTGACCCAGATGATGAACAGGCCCAGCACGGCCGTCACCGCCCAACCGGCCCATGCGGCACGCGACCTGCCACCGTTCGCTGCCCCCGGCGCCCTCTTCGGGTCCTTCGCAAGTGGCACGCCGGAACTTCCCGCCACCTCAGCCTGCTGCTCCACCCACAGCCAGCACCAAACCATCGAGACAGCTTTCCACGAACCGACCAGAATCACCGCCCACAACAGCGCGTCGATCTCCATATTCACCATCAGGGCCTTCCGCGTCGCCTCCTCCGTCCCGGCATGGTACCCTAGAACGGCCTGCATCGACCCGCCACGAATCGCCAAAGCCACCAGCCCGACCGAGGCCGCCAACAAACCGGATTCGGGCAACCGCGGCCCCGCAATCACCGTGCCCAACAGGCTCGCCACAACCGTCAAAGCCAGCATGGCCGGCCAAACGGTCCATATCGCCCGTCCACCGGTCGTATAACTCACGGCCATGTCCGGGTCCACCGGCGACGCCGCCATCCATCCAATCGTGGTCATCAGCACCACCGCCACCCCCGCGGCGGCGACGATGCGCACCTTCTCCAGGAACTTCAACGGCCCCGTAGAAACCACAGCAGTGTTCACTGTCTTATCCATGCTCCCCAGATCTCGCTTTCCTTCACCCGCGCACGTGACCGTCGCCCCGGACAACCCATTTGTACGTGGTCAGATCAGCGGCGCCCATCGGCCCTCGGGCATGAAGCTTGTCCGTGCTGATTCCGATCTCGGCACCCAACCCGTACTCGCCACCATCGCTGAATCGGGTCGAACAGTTCACCATGACATTGCCGGAATCCACGCCCGCCACGAACGCATCCGCCGATCGAATATCGCCGGTCAGGATTGCGTCTGTGTGATGCGAGCCATATCGGTTGATGTGCTCAACCGCCTCGGCCAGCGAATCGACCACCTTCACCGAGACGATCAGGTCCAGGTACTCGGCCGCCCAATCCAGGTCTGTGGCCTGCTTGACCACCGGAGATAACTCGCAGACCCGCCCGCAACCTCGTATCTCGACGCCCGCCTTGATCAGCTTCTCACAGATCGCACGGATCCGGTTGTCGCCCACATCTCTGTGGAACAGGATAGACTCGGCCGCATTGCACACCCC
This Phycisphaerae bacterium DNA region includes the following protein-coding sequences:
- the gatC gene encoding Asp-tRNA(Asn)/Glu-tRNA(Gln) amidotransferase subunit GatC, encoding MAAKISEAEVRHISYLSRLNPSDAQVAQASEQLSAILEYMEQLNEVDTSQVPPTAHTLPVHNVFREDVPVPGLNPDQALANAPQRDGAFFALPKVLEQDSA
- the ftsY gene encoding signal recognition particle-docking protein FtsY, which codes for MGLFDRLKKGLAKTRDKITRSFRSVLPFGRKIDDALIDQLEETMLADDMGPTATARFIDEVRKAYKSGEISQTEEIIPFLQNRIVTFWPEADRQLHWANSGPTVILVAGVNGSGKTTSVAKLCSYLAKQGKKVVLGACDTYRAAAVAQLTEWSKRLGVQIVKHDQGSDPGAVAYDACEAAIARGFDVLILDTAGRLHTQDHLMRELNKIQRVVQKKMPEAPHEVLLVLDSTIGQNAINQAKVFGEHVKVTGLFLAKLDGSAKGGIVIGIHDQLNIPVKFVGLGETPDDIEPFDPASFVEALFSEKAD
- the gatA gene encoding Asp-tRNA(Asn)/Glu-tRNA(Gln) amidotransferase subunit GatA, producing MSTLVETRDAIRSRQVSSREWVGRSLARIERLESRLHALVSYDGDRAMAAGQTIDDRIARGEAVGELAGVPIIVKDNLCTSWGRTTCASRILENFESPYSAHVVERLKAADAVIVGKANLDEFAMGSSTENSAFGATRNPWNTDCVPGGSSGGSAVAVASGMAAGSLGSDTGGSIRLPASFCGITGLKPTYGRVSRYGLVAYGSSLDQIGPLARTARDVACLLKEIAGWDWRDSTSVHEEVPDYPSALDKPLAGLSVGYAEEYFGEGLDAEVRRLVEAAIEVYRAAGAQVRPVHLPHLKYAIACYYIVATAEASSNLARYDGVHYGLRAAAPKDYVDVYCSSREEGFGAEVKRRIMLGTYVLSSGYYDAYYLKALKVRTLIKQDFDRAFEDVDVIACPTSPVPPIRLGEKVNDPLAMYLMDVYTVSANLAGLPALSMPCGLTGSGLPVGLQLMGKPFAEDRLLRAAHEYQVHTDWHTRTPAVSEP
- the nusB gene encoding transcription antitermination factor NusB, whose translation is MKHQRYQARTIALQGLYQLDIQRLPDDQPVAELLAPLLVEAALDGGAAEYARQLTRGAWATHARYDQMITEAGSHWDVSRMAVVDRNILRVALYELIEQPDVPARVIIDQAVELGREFGAAETPQFINGVLDAIWKRNPACQMAREARPAGRD
- a CDS encoding 6,7-dimethyl-8-ribityllumazine synthase, whose amino-acid sequence is MPETPRIIQGELLAKGQRFAIVVSRFNEFISSRLLGGATDALERHGCAGGDITVIWVPGAWEVPMTARKAAASGRFDAVICLGCVIRGETPHFDYVASEAAKGIAQVGLESGMPVVFGVLTADTLEQAINRAGAKAGNKGADAAMTAIEMVNVYAKLLPKKK
- a CDS encoding amidohydrolase family protein codes for the protein MSATALKARWVIPATLPPIENGMVVFDGHRIIEVGHARGSGPTVVDLGDVAIVPGFVNAHTHLELTFCHHRVPFRGTFVDWVEDVVALHSADLPDETLRNAIREGFRRSLVAGVTTLGDIGYGPPSAEEWLRSRVNVVGFLEILGMGPRRFEAHRQGFGVQAALCEEVDELIRQDPRGQALRAIKRVGLSPHAPYSVDTLLFKYVAEYLALRRFPVCTHLAETLEEVRFLTDGTGPLRDLLERWNRWDGSFEPPGCSPVEYARRVGLLQHRPVLAHVNHVGTRDLETLAASTCHVAFCPRTHHFFGHAPHRYREMIDRGINVCIGTDSLASNDSLSVLEELRFLRAQDPQLSANQLLKMGTIAGAYALRLDADVGSIEVGKQADLVVIPLRHRDAADPVEDILSHDRSPSAVYLRGSRVAG